One genomic window of Candidatus Desulfatibia profunda includes the following:
- a CDS encoding YbaK/EbsC family protein — translation MSNKLSSSAKKVQEALKAFGLSCQIIEMQETTRTAQDAADALGCDVAQIVKSLVFKGKKTQKPFLVLASGANRVNTKTLREVVSEPVQMAAADVVLATTGFAVGGVPPLGHTQKLKAFIDEDLLKHKEIWAAAGTPNAMFKLASADLPIITGGHVISVTS, via the coding sequence ATTTCAAACAAGCTGAGTTCAAGCGCTAAAAAAGTTCAGGAGGCTCTCAAGGCTTTCGGCCTGAGCTGTCAGATCATCGAAATGCAGGAAACCACCCGTACGGCCCAGGACGCTGCAGACGCCCTGGGATGTGATGTCGCCCAGATTGTTAAATCGCTGGTGTTCAAAGGCAAGAAAACCCAAAAGCCCTTCCTGGTTTTGGCCAGCGGCGCCAACCGCGTCAATACCAAAACACTGCGCGAGGTCGTGTCCGAGCCGGTTCAGATGGCCGCTGCCGATGTCGTGCTTGCAACGACCGGTTTTGCCGTCGGCGGTGTCCCGCCCCTGGGCCATACCCAAAAGCTCAAAGCCTTCATCGATGAGGATTTACTCAAACACAAAGAGATCTGGGCGGCGGCCGGAACGCCCAACGCCATGTTCAAGCTTGCTTCGGCCGACCTTCCAATAATAACCGGTGGTCATGTGATTTCTGTTACAAGTTAA
- a CDS encoding universal stress protein — protein MVHKILVALDDSENAMRAVEYIAKLFTPENQVTLFSVILDTAMLCDMNSPELTPYFIAQQGTFCSLEDKKKIKSFRIATSPIRSTPAFIPSENIFYPPLAL, from the coding sequence ATGGTACATAAAATTTTAGTGGCTTTGGACGATTCGGAAAATGCAATGCGGGCGGTAGAGTATATTGCCAAACTTTTTACCCCTGAAAATCAGGTCACCCTGTTTAGTGTCATTTTAGACACGGCAATGCTGTGCGATATGAACAGCCCTGAGCTAACCCCTTATTTTATTGCTCAGCAGGGTACGTTCTGTTCTTTGGAAGATAAAAAAAAGATCAAATCCTTCAGAATTGCGACATCGCCGATTCGCAGCACGCCGGCCTTTATTCCGTCTGAAAATATTTTTTATCCTCCTTTGGCGTTATAA
- the map gene encoding type I methionyl aminopeptidase — MKNRTLQVGRNAPCPCGSGRKYKKCCMDKIELPPEELKKLYVQKYNIRLKEPADIEGIRSAGRLVLETLDMVESEIRPGMATDEINTLVHKFTLKNGAIPAPLNYRGFPKSVCVSVNEVICHGIPGQRILKDGDIVNVDVTPILNGYYADANKTFFVGTPGPDAEKIVRVARESLKRSIQAVKPGNTVGDIGWAIQEYAESQGCSVVREFVGHGVGFDFHEPPQIPHFGRQGEGIVLVPGMVFTIEPMINLGARHLNILADKWTAVTRDGSLSAQFEQTILVTDQGFESLTPYDL, encoded by the coding sequence ATGAAAAACAGGACATTACAAGTGGGGCGCAATGCTCCCTGCCCCTGCGGCAGCGGTCGTAAATATAAGAAGTGCTGCATGGACAAGATAGAGCTGCCGCCTGAAGAACTTAAGAAACTGTATGTTCAAAAATACAATATTCGCCTCAAAGAACCGGCGGATATCGAAGGTATCCGGAGTGCCGGGCGCCTGGTCCTGGAAACCCTCGATATGGTAGAATCTGAAATCCGTCCCGGGATGGCCACGGACGAGATCAACACCCTGGTGCATAAATTTACCCTTAAGAACGGGGCTATCCCTGCGCCTTTGAATTATCGGGGATTCCCAAAGAGTGTGTGTGTTTCCGTCAATGAAGTGATTTGTCACGGCATCCCGGGACAGCGGATTTTAAAAGACGGGGATATTGTGAATGTAGACGTAACTCCGATTTTAAACGGCTATTACGCCGACGCCAATAAAACATTTTTTGTGGGAACGCCCGGACCCGATGCCGAGAAAATCGTCCGGGTAGCCCGCGAGAGCCTTAAACGCAGCATACAAGCGGTAAAGCCCGGGAATACCGTCGGAGACATCGGCTGGGCCATTCAAGAGTATGCTGAAAGCCAGGGATGCTCGGTTGTCAGGGAATTTGTGGGTCACGGGGTCGGCTTCGATTTTCACGAACCCCCCCAGATTCCTCATTTCGGCCGCCAGGGTGAAGGCATTGTCCTGGTTCCGGGCATGGTTTTTACGATTGAACCGATGATCAATCTGGGAGCGCGGCACCTTAACATTCTGGCAGACAAGTGGACGGCCGTCACCAGGGATGGCTCGCTTTCGGCCCAATTTGAACAGACCATTCTGGTTACCGACCAGGGTTTTGAGAGTCTGACCCCTTACGATTTGTAA
- a CDS encoding TonB-dependent receptor → MRLTVKVVLIASALFLSAASLLTAGENNGRYFELDPVVVTGSRIPHQLSNAAQSVAVISREEISAAPADSITDVLKHVVGVDVRHRSPHGVQADVGIRGSSFEQTLILVDGVNVSDPQTGHHNMDLPVNLNDVERIEILKGPGATIYGPNAMGGVINVITRDVDKNALGAEVKFGQYGFYDVEARGALVSGQASSRLSANRRYSSGHIKEKDTDFDIKTLNYKGTLKNETNQFHLQMGYADKDFGAYKFYSDAYPDQREKTESFLLSTGADLDISDVQIAPKLHWRHHDDEYKIKINNTWNVNKHWTDVLGMQVNARIPSFLGDTAVGAEAALEALKSSNLGDRDRRRQALFVEHKLYPSEKLTLGIGAAGVHYSDWGWKGWPGADFNMELSADVNWFGSLKKSFRVPTFTELYYSTPANQGNPELKPEKAWTYETGMRWQAERAGADLSLFYRDAEDVIDWSRPPGQTTWTVRNIARISARGAELGVHYHPESLLNSKFVSALNIAYTYLDLDRDTQAMESKYALDHLRHQLHGSIKMDWSDRLTHTVYGRYGKRIAADDYTVVDTRITYAFQRFRIFLEATNLFNETYTESGFAPMPGRWLIGGVTFNL, encoded by the coding sequence ATGCGTCTAACGGTTAAAGTTGTTTTGATAGCCTCGGCGTTGTTTTTATCAGCCGCCTCCCTTTTGACGGCGGGGGAAAACAATGGCCGTTATTTTGAATTGGATCCGGTCGTCGTTACGGGCAGCCGCATCCCCCATCAGCTTTCAAACGCGGCCCAATCGGTTGCGGTTATCAGCCGGGAAGAAATAAGCGCTGCCCCGGCAGACAGCATTACAGACGTCCTGAAACATGTCGTCGGCGTGGATGTTCGCCATCGAAGCCCTCACGGTGTCCAGGCCGATGTCGGCATCCGCGGAAGCTCCTTTGAGCAGACATTGATTCTTGTCGACGGCGTCAACGTCAGCGACCCTCAAACCGGCCATCACAACATGGACCTGCCGGTGAACCTGAATGATGTGGAACGGATTGAAATCCTGAAGGGCCCGGGAGCAACAATTTACGGCCCCAATGCCATGGGGGGCGTAATCAACGTCATCACCCGGGACGTGGATAAGAACGCTTTGGGCGCAGAGGTAAAATTCGGCCAATACGGCTTTTATGATGTTGAAGCCCGGGGGGCTCTGGTGTCGGGCCAGGCATCCAGCCGGCTGTCGGCCAACCGGCGGTACTCCTCAGGTCATATTAAAGAAAAAGATACCGATTTTGACATCAAAACATTGAATTACAAGGGCACTCTTAAAAACGAGACAAATCAGTTTCATCTGCAAATGGGATATGCCGACAAAGACTTTGGTGCCTACAAATTTTACAGCGACGCTTATCCTGACCAGCGCGAAAAAACCGAAAGCTTTCTGCTGTCTACCGGAGCCGATCTTGACATCAGCGATGTTCAAATTGCTCCCAAGCTGCACTGGCGGCACCATGACGATGAATATAAAATCAAAATCAATAACACCTGGAATGTCAATAAACACTGGACAGACGTCCTGGGCATGCAGGTCAATGCCCGGATACCATCTTTTCTGGGCGATACCGCCGTGGGCGCTGAAGCCGCTCTTGAAGCCTTAAAAAGCTCCAACCTGGGTGACCGTGACCGCCGGCGCCAGGCGCTTTTTGTTGAACACAAGCTTTATCCTTCCGAAAAACTTACGCTTGGCATCGGCGCTGCCGGGGTGCACTACAGTGACTGGGGCTGGAAGGGCTGGCCGGGTGCTGACTTTAATATGGAGTTAAGCGCTGATGTGAACTGGTTTGGGTCTTTAAAAAAATCTTTCCGGGTTCCCACCTTCACGGAACTGTATTATTCTACGCCCGCAAACCAGGGCAACCCGGAGCTTAAGCCGGAAAAGGCCTGGACGTATGAAACCGGAATGCGCTGGCAGGCCGAGCGTGCCGGTGCCGATCTCAGCCTGTTTTATCGCGATGCCGAAGACGTCATCGACTGGTCGCGCCCTCCCGGGCAAACCACATGGACCGTGCGCAATATTGCCCGGATCAGCGCCAGGGGCGCCGAACTGGGTGTTCATTACCACCCCGAATCCTTGTTAAACTCCAAATTTGTTTCCGCGCTAAACATTGCCTATACCTATCTGGATCTCGACCGGGACACGCAGGCAATGGAGTCAAAATACGCCCTGGATCATCTGCGTCACCAACTGCACGGATCAATAAAAATGGACTGGTCCGACCGCCTCACCCACACAGTTTATGGCAGATATGGGAAACGAATCGCAGCGGATGACTACACGGTTGTCGACACCCGCATCACCTATGCGTTTCAGCGCTTCCGAATCTTTCTTGAGGCCACCAACCTATTTAACGAAACCTACACCGAATCCGGTTTTGCACCCATGCCCGGTCGCTGGCTTATCGGTGGTGTAACCTTTAACTTGTAA
- a CDS encoding PilZ domain-containing protein: MLLKKLLERLSKKEKQVAEERRKFARLVYPPKKRPKFKVREQEMEVIDISEKGIKFLKNKQAEISECVHGTTELLSGNSLDITGKIVWEHNSEVGVLITKIPESIIVEEIRTILRDLGPGDSDQEK; this comes from the coding sequence ATGCTGTTAAAAAAACTTCTGGAACGGTTGTCCAAAAAAGAAAAACAGGTTGCTGAAGAAAGAAGAAAGTTTGCCAGACTGGTATATCCACCTAAAAAAAGACCCAAGTTCAAAGTCAGGGAACAGGAAATGGAAGTCATAGATATTTCAGAAAAAGGGATTAAATTTTTAAAAAATAAACAAGCGGAAATCAGCGAGTGCGTGCATGGAACCACAGAATTATTAAGCGGCAACTCACTGGATATAACCGGAAAAATTGTATGGGAGCATAACAGTGAAGTCGGCGTGCTGATAACAAAAATACCGGAATCCATTATCGTTGAAGAGATACGGACCATTCTGCGGGATTTGGGACCGGGCGATTCCGATCAAGAAAAATGA
- a CDS encoding HAD-IA family hydrolase, whose translation MKPVILKPFCIKAVLFDFDGTLTRPGALDFPLLKQTIGCPPEALVLEFIQSLPTAARQKEARDVLERFERNAAENSKPNVGAEDLVAYLRSKGIALGIITRNTLDSINRAFQNFNTIGVSDFDLIITRETPVKRKPNPDGILLAAQKLKVDVGQLLMVGDFFFDIQAGQEAGSLTAFLDNGVNSGPSKIASDFRISRLEELKTIVRFGSPLSMGKLPNDILEMFLQEFDFQDASVLIPPGIGEDTAAVNVQETEVLVLKSDPITFVTDSIGHYAVLINANDIATAGAIPRWLLTTLLFPCGTTPSEIWQVMHELESTCRRWDIMLCGGHTEITDAVTRPVVAGMLAGTVARRDLIDKRNMKPGDKVMLTKAVAVEGTAIIARKFEDRLKRLGLPEAEIEKSKAFVSEISILKEAKIAGETVGVSAMHDVTEGGLATALEELSIAGGHRIKIDISRIPYFPQTQKIGRLLNIDPLGLIGSGSLLICCQESVCENLMAGIRNAGIKVTCIGEVRGTGRGIEAVWHDAPAKWPAFEVDELVRLF comes from the coding sequence ATGAAACCTGTGATCCTTAAACCGTTTTGCATCAAGGCCGTCCTGTTCGATTTCGACGGCACCCTGACCAGGCCCGGTGCTCTGGATTTTCCCCTGTTAAAGCAGACCATCGGCTGTCCTCCGGAAGCACTGGTACTCGAATTCATCCAAAGCCTGCCGACCGCGGCCCGGCAAAAGGAAGCTCGCGACGTGTTGGAGCGCTTTGAAAGGAACGCGGCCGAGAACTCGAAGCCCAACGTCGGTGCCGAAGATCTGGTTGCATATCTGCGTTCAAAGGGCATCGCCCTTGGAATTATTACTCGCAACACCCTTGATTCCATTAATCGGGCGTTTCAGAATTTCAACACCATCGGCGTGTCCGATTTTGACCTGATCATTACCAGGGAAACGCCGGTCAAGCGCAAGCCGAATCCGGACGGAATCCTGCTGGCAGCGCAAAAACTGAAGGTGGATGTCGGCCAACTGCTGATGGTAGGGGATTTCTTCTTTGACATCCAGGCCGGTCAAGAGGCTGGAAGTCTGACGGCATTTCTCGATAACGGGGTGAACTCCGGACCATCCAAGATTGCAAGTGATTTTAGAATTTCGCGCCTGGAGGAGCTCAAAACAATTGTCCGTTTCGGCTCCCCGCTGTCAATGGGCAAGCTGCCCAATGACATTCTGGAAATGTTTCTCCAGGAATTCGATTTCCAGGACGCCTCTGTGCTGATACCCCCGGGAATCGGCGAAGATACGGCGGCGGTAAATGTTCAGGAAACGGAAGTCTTGGTGCTCAAGTCCGATCCCATCACCTTTGTTACCGATTCGATCGGGCATTATGCGGTTCTGATAAATGCCAATGACATAGCCACCGCCGGAGCAATCCCCAGATGGCTGTTGACAACGCTGCTTTTTCCATGCGGGACTACGCCCTCGGAAATTTGGCAGGTGATGCACGAGCTTGAATCGACCTGCCGGCGCTGGGACATCATGCTGTGCGGCGGGCACACTGAAATCACCGATGCGGTCACACGACCGGTCGTTGCGGGGATGCTGGCAGGAACGGTTGCCAGGCGTGACCTGATCGATAAGCGCAACATGAAACCCGGCGATAAAGTCATGCTGACCAAGGCCGTTGCGGTGGAAGGAACGGCGATTATCGCTAGAAAATTTGAAGACCGGTTGAAACGCCTGGGTCTGCCGGAGGCTGAAATCGAAAAAAGCAAAGCGTTTGTTTCCGAAATCAGCATTCTGAAGGAAGCTAAAATTGCCGGCGAGACTGTCGGAGTCAGCGCCATGCATGATGTTACCGAGGGCGGTCTGGCAACGGCACTGGAAGAGTTGAGTATCGCCGGCGGCCACCGGATAAAAATCGATATCAGCAGGATTCCGTACTTTCCCCAGACGCAAAAAATCGGTCGCCTGCTCAACATTGATCCCCTGGGTCTGATCGGCTCGGGCAGCCTTTTGATCTGTTGCCAGGAAAGCGTTTGTGAGAATCTCATGGCTGGCATTCGAAATGCCGGAATTAAGGTGACCTGTATCGGTGAGGTAAGGGGTACGGGCCGGGGAATTGAGGCTGTTTGGCATGATGCCCCGGCCAAGTGGCCCGCCTTTGAGGTCGACGAACTTGTCCGCCTGTTTTGA